A part of Archangium lipolyticum genomic DNA contains:
- a CDS encoding amino acid permease codes for MDADKKDQLDADAAQLQRLGYAQQLLRDMGGFSNFAVSFSIISILTGAVTLYGHGLRFGGPFVMAVGWPLVAVMTLTVAASLAQLASSFPTAGALYHWSAMLGGPRVGFFTAWLNTIGQFAITAGIDYGLAEFVADMLGWPRESRSHVLSLYAAILLSHAILNHVGVRAVALLNNVSAWYHVAGVAVVIGALVAFAPKQDPGFLLTRFTTEGNVYAYTFLIGLLQAQWTFTGYDASAHVSEETMDPTRNAPWGIFLSVAVSAVVGYALLVGVTLAIGDLPAAAAAPNPFLHVLRESLGPALGGALVWIAIGAMWFCGLSSVTSNSRMLFAFARDGGLPASAHLASVSPRFRSPHVAIWVSVAAAFVVAIWSGAYAAMVALSTLALYASYALPVLVGLLARRNGTWSHQGPWDLGRFSTLVNVVALGWCAVVMVLFVLPPNELAGYTFAGALALLTVYWVAFQRHTFVGPKVTLLAPSPVIEASSGK; via the coding sequence ATGGACGCGGACAAGAAGGACCAACTGGATGCGGATGCGGCCCAGCTGCAACGGCTGGGATACGCGCAGCAGTTGCTGCGTGACATGGGCGGCTTCTCCAACTTCGCCGTCTCCTTCTCCATCATCTCCATTCTCACGGGAGCGGTGACGCTCTATGGCCATGGCCTGCGCTTCGGCGGGCCATTCGTCATGGCGGTGGGCTGGCCGTTGGTGGCGGTGATGACGCTGACGGTGGCGGCGAGCCTGGCGCAGCTGGCCTCCTCGTTCCCGACGGCGGGGGCGCTCTATCACTGGTCGGCCATGCTGGGAGGCCCGCGGGTGGGCTTCTTCACGGCGTGGCTGAACACCATCGGCCAGTTCGCGATTACAGCGGGCATCGACTACGGGCTGGCGGAGTTCGTGGCGGACATGTTGGGGTGGCCGAGGGAGTCGCGGAGCCACGTGCTGTCACTGTACGCGGCCATCCTGCTGTCACACGCCATCCTCAACCACGTGGGCGTGCGCGCGGTGGCGCTGCTCAACAACGTGTCGGCCTGGTACCACGTGGCGGGCGTGGCGGTGGTGATTGGAGCGCTGGTGGCCTTCGCGCCCAAGCAGGATCCGGGCTTCCTGCTCACGCGCTTCACCACGGAGGGCAACGTCTACGCGTACACCTTCCTGATCGGCCTGTTGCAGGCGCAGTGGACGTTCACGGGCTACGACGCGAGCGCCCACGTCTCCGAGGAGACGATGGATCCGACGCGCAACGCGCCCTGGGGCATCTTCCTGTCGGTGGCGGTGAGCGCGGTGGTGGGGTACGCGCTGCTGGTGGGGGTGACGCTGGCGATTGGAGATCTGCCGGCCGCGGCGGCCGCGCCCAACCCCTTCCTGCACGTGCTGCGCGAGTCCCTGGGGCCGGCGCTCGGCGGGGCGCTGGTGTGGATCGCGATCGGGGCCATGTGGTTCTGCGGGCTGTCCTCGGTGACGTCCAACTCGCGAATGCTCTTCGCGTTCGCGCGGGACGGGGGGCTGCCGGCCTCGGCGCACCTGGCGAGTGTGTCGCCCCGCTTCCGGAGCCCGCACGTGGCCATCTGGGTGTCGGTGGCGGCGGCCTTCGTGGTGGCCATCTGGAGTGGGGCCTACGCGGCCATGGTGGCGCTGAGCACGCTGGCCCTGTACGCCTCGTACGCACTGCCAGTGCTGGTGGGCCTGCTGGCGCGGAGAAACGGGACCTGGTCGCACCAGGGGCCGTGGGACCTGGGACGCTTCTCCACGCTGGTGAACGTGGTGGCGCTGGGGTGGTGCGCGGTGGTGATGGTGCTCTTCGTCCTGCCGCCCAACGAGCTGGCCGGGTACACGTTCGCCGGGGCGCTGGCCCTGCTGACTGTCTACTGGGTGGCATTCCAGCGGCATACCTTCGTGGGACCGAAGGTGACATTGCTCGCTCCGTCTCCAGTCATCGAGGCAAGTTCGGGGAAATGA
- a CDS encoding EVE domain-containing protein: MAKPQYWLIKSEPSVYPYSQLEKDGRTSWTGVRSFEARNNLRAMKPGDLCLFYHSNEGKAVVGVARVLSNPGPDPTAPGEDWASVDMGPLVPVQEPVTLSTIKSTRELKDFPLITRSRLSVAPVSPEHFKLVLEMGGTRIPRASSR; encoded by the coding sequence ATGGCGAAACCCCAGTATTGGCTGATCAAGAGCGAACCCTCCGTCTACCCCTACTCCCAGTTGGAGAAGGACGGCAGGACCAGCTGGACCGGCGTGCGCAGCTTCGAAGCCCGTAACAACCTCCGGGCCATGAAGCCCGGCGACCTCTGTCTCTTCTACCACTCCAACGAGGGCAAGGCCGTCGTGGGCGTCGCTCGCGTCCTCTCCAACCCCGGCCCCGACCCCACCGCCCCCGGCGAGGACTGGGCCTCCGTCGATATGGGACCCCTGGTGCCCGTCCAGGAGCCGGTCACCCTCTCCACCATCAAGTCCACCCGCGAGCTGAAGGATTTTCCGCTCATCACCCGGAGCCGGTTGAGCGTTGCTCCCGTGTCTCCCGAGCACTTCAAGCTCGTTCTCGAGATGGGCGGGACCCGGATTCCCAGGGCCTCCTCCCGCTGA
- a CDS encoding amidase, whose product MAIQGYDALDATALAELVRKKELHPSELVEETISRIESVNPKLNAVVHEMYDQARKTAAGALPEGPFTGVPFVVKDLDGYVAGVPYTGSCRALLNFVPDHDSELIARFRRAGVILVAKTNTPELGILGTTEPALRGPTRNPWNPEHSTGGSSGGSAACVAARVVPMAHAGDGGGSIRIPASACGLFGLKPTRARNPLGPIIGESWGGYVQQHVLTRSVRDSAAMLDATHGADPGAPYAAPPPARPFLQEVGTPPGRLRIAFSTGSLFGKNVHPDCVAAVKDAAKLCQELGHEVIEDAPRLDWGELVRAYLVNIAANVTVDLEEISRKTGKALDANDFEPSTWALGQLGGILSAADLQRSRNATHHASRKVAAFFERYDLFLDATLAYPPVRIGELALKPTELAALAVLRRVPVKPAFLRMLDELAASSLERTPNTQLFNQTGQPAMSVPLYWNAAELPIGVQFAGRFGDEATLFRLAAQLEQARPWAGRTPLVSAGSR is encoded by the coding sequence ATGGCCATCCAGGGATACGACGCGCTCGACGCCACGGCACTCGCCGAGCTGGTGCGCAAGAAGGAACTGCACCCGAGCGAGCTGGTGGAGGAGACGATCTCGCGCATCGAGTCCGTGAACCCGAAGCTCAACGCGGTGGTTCACGAGATGTACGACCAGGCGCGCAAGACGGCGGCGGGTGCGCTCCCCGAGGGTCCATTCACGGGGGTGCCCTTCGTGGTGAAGGACCTGGACGGGTACGTGGCGGGGGTGCCCTATACGGGCTCGTGCAGGGCGTTGTTGAACTTCGTTCCCGACCATGACTCGGAGCTCATCGCGCGGTTCCGCCGGGCGGGAGTCATCCTCGTGGCGAAGACGAACACGCCCGAGCTGGGGATCCTCGGAACGACGGAGCCGGCGCTGCGAGGGCCGACGCGAAACCCCTGGAATCCGGAGCACTCGACGGGGGGCTCGAGCGGAGGCTCGGCGGCGTGCGTGGCGGCGCGGGTGGTGCCGATGGCGCATGCGGGTGACGGAGGGGGTTCCATCCGGATTCCGGCGTCGGCCTGTGGACTCTTCGGGCTCAAGCCGACCCGGGCGCGCAATCCGCTGGGGCCGATCATCGGCGAGTCGTGGGGAGGCTACGTCCAGCAGCACGTGTTGACGCGGAGCGTGCGGGACAGCGCGGCGATGCTCGATGCGACCCACGGCGCGGATCCGGGGGCGCCCTACGCGGCGCCTCCACCGGCGCGGCCCTTCCTCCAGGAGGTGGGGACGCCGCCGGGACGCCTGCGCATCGCGTTCTCCACCGGCTCGCTCTTCGGGAAGAACGTGCACCCGGACTGCGTCGCGGCGGTGAAGGACGCGGCGAAGCTCTGCCAGGAACTGGGCCACGAGGTCATCGAGGACGCCCCCCGGCTGGACTGGGGGGAGCTGGTGCGCGCGTACCTGGTGAACATCGCGGCCAACGTGACGGTGGATCTGGAGGAGATCTCCCGCAAGACGGGGAAGGCGCTCGACGCCAATGACTTCGAGCCGTCGACCTGGGCACTCGGACAGCTCGGCGGCATCCTCTCCGCGGCGGATCTCCAGCGCTCGCGCAATGCCACCCACCACGCGAGCCGGAAGGTCGCGGCCTTCTTCGAGCGGTACGATCTCTTCCTGGACGCGACGCTCGCATATCCGCCGGTGCGCATTGGCGAGCTGGCACTCAAGCCCACGGAGCTCGCGGCGCTGGCGGTACTGCGCAGGGTGCCGGTGAAGCCCGCCTTCCTGCGGATGCTGGACGAGCTCGCGGCCAGCAGTCTGGAGCGGACGCCCAACACGCAGCTCTTCAACCAGACGGGGCAGCCGGCCATGTCGGTGCCGCTGTACTGGAACGCGGCCGAGCTGCCCATCGGGGTGCAGTTCGCCGGGCGCTTCGGAGACGAGGCCACGCTGTTCCGGCTCGCGGCGCAGTTGGAACAGGCCCGCCCGTGGGCGGGGCGGACGCCCCTGGTCTCGGCCGGGAGCCGTTAG
- a CDS encoding DUF2378 family protein, whose protein sequence is MASDKADLAARLVVAQRGDSVLGLFFQSVFDLVRQRAGEGGLERLRADGLSRDYGELRMYPVQDFLQLLYATGDVLETSFGSPEAVFRACGEHGVARYDSGPGRFVFGVIARGDPHRFFSVVQLGYSGAVTYGRREYHRTGPKSGVMSTTGDMVPPTYHEGVLIGALRVLKLQGRAQARPQSIDRVEYDISWS, encoded by the coding sequence ATGGCGTCGGACAAGGCCGATCTCGCGGCGCGGCTCGTCGTGGCCCAGCGGGGAGATTCCGTTCTCGGGCTCTTCTTCCAGAGCGTCTTCGACCTCGTCCGGCAGCGGGCGGGGGAGGGGGGGCTGGAGAGGCTGCGAGCCGATGGGCTCTCACGGGACTACGGGGAGCTGCGCATGTACCCGGTGCAGGACTTCCTCCAACTGCTTTACGCCACCGGGGACGTGCTGGAGACCTCGTTCGGCTCCCCGGAGGCCGTCTTCCGGGCATGTGGGGAGCACGGCGTGGCGCGCTACGACTCCGGCCCGGGCCGCTTCGTCTTCGGCGTCATCGCCCGGGGGGATCCGCACAGGTTCTTCTCGGTGGTGCAACTGGGCTACAGCGGCGCGGTGACGTACGGGCGCCGCGAGTACCACCGCACCGGGCCGAAATCGGGCGTCATGTCCACCACGGGCGACATGGTGCCGCCGACCTACCATGAGGGGGTCCTCATCGGCGCGCTCCGGGTGCTCAAGCTCCAGGGGCGGGCCCAGGCGAGGCCTCAGTCCATCGACCGCGTGGAGTACGACATCTCCTGGTCGTGA
- a CDS encoding FAD-dependent oxidoreductase yields the protein MSTSTPLPSSRAGTHAIVYGGSMAGLMSAGLLSRHFERVTLVERDRFPDGPLPRKGVPQAQHVHGLLTRGMDILAGIFPGIQEDITATGVEFLDVVETTASFGAGSWRPRFRSDVKAASLSRLLLEWVVRQRLQALPNVRILDGREAVGLKTSGDRTRVTGLQLQAPGGGQEETLEADLVVDTSGRGSRTPQWLEALGYPRVEETRIHVNVGYASRLYRQPQGFEPGWRSLAIAPKLTQERRLGIIQEIEDNRWLVLVGGWLGECLTTAEDAAFLEFARGLPQPHLYEAIKNAEPLGPIHLYRFPHNQRRHYERMSRFPEGLAVVGDAVCSFNPIYGQGMSTGAMQAEALGECLRQGVRGASDRYRRRAGEILAGPWALATAGDLAFPEVEGKRPPGFALMNWYGNRFQQLAGYDEEALRLFARVQHMIESPTAMFSPRMVLKVLTVQPDKAARTPGPRPLAISTSRAA from the coding sequence ATGAGCACTTCGACGCCCCTTCCCTCCTCGCGCGCCGGTACGCACGCCATCGTCTATGGCGGCAGCATGGCCGGGTTGATGTCCGCCGGCCTGCTGTCCCGCCACTTCGAGCGCGTCACCCTCGTGGAGCGCGATCGCTTCCCGGACGGGCCGCTGCCGCGCAAGGGCGTCCCCCAGGCGCAGCACGTCCATGGTCTGCTCACGCGGGGAATGGACATCCTCGCCGGCATCTTCCCGGGCATCCAGGAGGACATCACGGCCACCGGAGTGGAGTTCCTGGACGTGGTCGAGACCACCGCCTCGTTCGGGGCCGGCAGCTGGCGCCCACGGTTCCGCAGCGACGTGAAGGCCGCCTCCCTGAGCCGGTTGCTGCTCGAGTGGGTCGTCCGTCAGCGTCTCCAGGCCCTTCCCAACGTGCGCATCCTCGATGGCAGGGAAGCGGTGGGATTGAAGACGAGCGGAGACCGGACACGCGTCACGGGACTCCAGTTGCAGGCTCCGGGCGGCGGGCAGGAGGAGACGCTCGAGGCCGACCTGGTGGTGGACACCAGCGGCCGTGGCTCGCGCACGCCCCAGTGGCTCGAGGCGCTGGGTTACCCCCGCGTGGAGGAGACGCGCATCCACGTGAACGTGGGCTACGCCAGCCGTCTCTACCGCCAGCCGCAGGGGTTCGAGCCAGGGTGGCGGTCCCTGGCGATCGCTCCCAAGCTGACGCAGGAACGGCGGCTCGGCATCATCCAGGAGATCGAAGACAACCGCTGGCTGGTGCTGGTGGGCGGCTGGCTGGGCGAGTGCCTCACGACGGCGGAGGACGCGGCGTTCCTCGAGTTCGCCCGCGGCCTGCCCCAGCCGCACCTGTACGAGGCCATCAAGAACGCCGAGCCACTCGGCCCCATCCACCTCTACCGCTTCCCTCATAACCAGCGCCGTCACTACGAGCGCATGTCCCGCTTCCCCGAGGGGCTGGCCGTGGTGGGGGATGCCGTCTGCTCGTTCAATCCCATCTACGGCCAGGGCATGAGCACGGGCGCCATGCAGGCCGAGGCGCTGGGCGAGTGTCTGCGCCAGGGCGTGCGCGGGGCCTCCGATCGCTACCGCCGACGGGCGGGAGAGATCCTCGCGGGGCCCTGGGCCCTCGCGACGGCCGGCGATCTGGCCTTCCCCGAGGTGGAGGGCAAGCGCCCGCCGGGGTTCGCCCTGATGAACTGGTACGGCAACCGGTTCCAGCAGCTCGCGGGCTACGACGAGGAGGCGCTGAGGCTCTTCGCGCGCGTGCAGCACATGATCGAGTCACCCACCGCCATGTTCTCCCCGCGCATGGTGCTCAAGGTGCTCACGGTCCAGCCCGACAAGGCCGCCCGGACGCCGGGGCCACGGCCGCTCGCCATCTCCACCTCACGCGCGGCCTGA
- a CDS encoding PIG-L deacetylase family protein has translation MSTALFLSPHLDDVAFSCGGTLARLKARGWTVALVTVFTRSVPHPSGFALACQTDKGLPPDVDYMEMRREEDRDFAELMEVDVLVWTNLPEAPHRGYDSAPALFTPPREDDRIGTAVVKRLAPLLAELQPDLVLAPQALGSHVDHVQVARLMPSLGAWDSRTLWYRDTPYAVRQPGARPDPALPSDLRPLVVDVSAELPRKVTGCTCYRTQVGFQFGGAQAVGPTLTAFHQREAAAHGRTGHAEVFLAGADFDPGLREALTEQVPNSAIRRPARGLLRSHPV, from the coding sequence ATGAGCACCGCCCTCTTCCTCTCGCCCCACCTGGACGACGTCGCCTTCTCCTGCGGTGGCACCCTGGCCCGGTTGAAGGCCCGGGGGTGGACGGTGGCCCTCGTCACCGTCTTCACCCGCTCCGTGCCCCACCCCTCGGGCTTCGCGCTCGCCTGTCAGACGGACAAGGGCCTCCCGCCGGACGTGGACTACATGGAGATGCGCCGCGAGGAGGATCGCGACTTCGCGGAGCTGATGGAGGTGGATGTGCTGGTGTGGACCAACCTGCCGGAGGCGCCACACCGCGGTTATGACAGCGCGCCGGCCCTCTTCACCCCGCCACGCGAGGACGATCGCATCGGCACGGCGGTGGTGAAACGGCTCGCGCCGCTGCTGGCCGAGCTGCAACCGGACCTCGTGCTGGCACCGCAAGCGCTGGGCAGTCATGTGGACCACGTGCAGGTGGCGCGGCTGATGCCGTCCTTGGGAGCGTGGGACTCCCGCACCCTGTGGTACCGCGACACGCCCTATGCCGTGCGCCAACCCGGAGCCCGGCCCGATCCGGCGCTGCCCTCGGACCTGCGGCCCCTGGTGGTGGACGTGTCGGCCGAGCTGCCGCGCAAGGTGACCGGATGCACCTGCTACCGGACCCAGGTCGGCTTCCAGTTCGGTGGAGCCCAGGCCGTGGGCCCCACGCTGACGGCCTTCCATCAGCGCGAGGCGGCGGCCCATGGCCGCACCGGCCATGCCGAGGTGTTCCTCGCGGGAGCCGATTTCGATCCGGGCCTGCGGGAGGCACTCACGGAACAGGTCCCGAATTCCGCGATTCGACGGCCAGCACGAGGTCTCCTACGCTCACATCCCGTATGA
- a CDS encoding glycosyltransferase family 4 protein, whose product MSGGNSLRVCFISRRFFPAISGMSVYALNLVRELADCGHDVTMVSQYRNDRAGVSVYGGGPPPHVPGVKVLGRESLGEQRVGDGLPASFEQDVEDMVATVEREHRRRPFDLIHAQYGYPCGLAALEASRRLGLPNVVSIQGGDGHWVGTCCGTHKQAMLAVLGHAGALLIGSRSFAEEVRGHHGTPLERFTLVPGATDTRRFHPRDEPSLGAMGNPPVLLYHGRVDARKGVMELLDAMRMLTRNGRELKLVVSGIGPDLNAVRNRVTTLGLRDSVELTGHASYDDAPAVYRRGDLFVSPTYSEGFSNTILEAMATGLPIVSTRAVGVVDCLEDGRNALLVPPRDARALADAIARMLDDPELRRRLARMALAEVRELYSWQAVGRRIQQVYGQLTGTGPDTGWTRLYDPATTVDTADPSCRFRSAPHLL is encoded by the coding sequence ATGAGCGGCGGGAACTCGCTGCGGGTCTGCTTCATCTCCCGGCGCTTCTTCCCGGCCATCTCGGGGATGAGCGTCTACGCCCTCAACCTGGTGCGGGAGCTGGCGGACTGTGGTCACGACGTGACGATGGTCAGCCAGTACCGCAATGACCGGGCGGGTGTCTCGGTGTACGGCGGCGGGCCTCCGCCTCATGTCCCCGGTGTCAAGGTGTTGGGCCGCGAGTCCCTGGGCGAGCAGCGCGTCGGCGACGGTCTGCCGGCCAGCTTCGAGCAGGACGTCGAGGACATGGTGGCCACCGTGGAGCGCGAGCACCGGCGGCGTCCGTTCGACCTCATCCACGCGCAGTACGGCTACCCGTGCGGGCTGGCCGCGCTGGAGGCGAGCCGGCGGCTCGGGCTGCCCAACGTGGTGTCCATCCAGGGCGGTGACGGCCACTGGGTGGGCACCTGCTGCGGGACACACAAGCAGGCCATGCTGGCGGTGCTGGGCCACGCCGGGGCGCTGCTCATCGGCAGCCGCTCCTTCGCCGAGGAGGTGCGGGGCCACCACGGGACGCCGCTGGAGCGCTTCACCCTCGTGCCCGGCGCCACCGACACGCGCCGCTTCCACCCGCGTGACGAGCCCTCTCTCGGCGCGATGGGAAATCCGCCGGTGCTGCTCTACCACGGCCGCGTGGACGCGCGGAAAGGCGTGATGGAGCTGCTGGACGCGATGCGCATGCTGACGCGCAACGGCCGCGAGCTGAAGCTGGTGGTGTCCGGCATCGGCCCGGACCTCAACGCCGTGCGCAACCGGGTGACCACGCTGGGGCTGCGTGACAGCGTCGAGCTCACCGGCCATGCCTCCTACGACGACGCGCCCGCCGTGTACCGGCGCGGCGACCTGTTCGTCTCGCCCACGTACTCGGAGGGCTTCTCCAACACGATCCTCGAGGCCATGGCCACCGGCCTGCCCATCGTCTCCACGCGAGCGGTGGGCGTGGTGGACTGCCTGGAGGACGGCCGGAACGCACTGCTCGTCCCGCCCCGGGACGCCCGCGCCCTGGCCGATGCCATCGCCCGGATGCTGGACGATCCGGAGCTGCGCCGCCGCCTGGCGCGCATGGCCCTCGCCGAGGTGCGGGAGCTGTACTCGTGGCAGGCCGTGGGCCGGCGCATCCAGCAGGTGTACGGCCAGCTCACCGGCACCGGTCCGGACACGGGCTGGACGCGGCTGTACGACCCGGCCACCACCGTGGACACCGCAGATCCCTCCTGCCGCTTCCGGAGCGCACCCCACCTGCTATGA
- a CDS encoding sugar phosphate isomerase/epimerase family protein, with the protein MSLRFAYNTNGTAHHRFQDALRLIADSGYDGVALTLDHHHFDPFAPRLGHRAEMLAGLLERLGLGLVVETGARFLLEPRAKHEPTLITPEPEGRERRLDFLRRAVDICAICRGEAVSFWAGVPQPGVDAEAAWGWLVDGVARLSDYAASRGVVAAVEPEPGMRVETVDEWRRLQEEVARRGAAPIRLALDVGHLMVTQERVPADAVRELAPVLGTVALEDMKRGVHEHLPFGEGDLDVASVLRALVEVRFDKLVCVELSRDSHRAHAMVPQAREWLRAHMPSDAEVAA; encoded by the coding sequence ATGAGCCTGCGCTTCGCCTACAACACCAACGGCACCGCCCATCACCGCTTCCAGGACGCGCTGCGGCTCATCGCCGACAGCGGCTACGACGGCGTCGCCCTCACGCTGGATCATCACCACTTCGATCCCTTCGCGCCCCGGCTGGGACACCGCGCCGAGATGCTGGCGGGCCTGCTGGAGCGGCTCGGCCTGGGGCTGGTGGTGGAGACGGGCGCGCGCTTCCTGCTGGAGCCACGGGCCAAGCACGAGCCCACGTTGATCACCCCGGAACCGGAGGGCCGCGAGCGGCGGCTCGACTTCCTCCGGAGGGCGGTGGACATCTGCGCCATCTGCCGGGGCGAGGCGGTGTCCTTCTGGGCCGGAGTGCCCCAGCCCGGAGTGGACGCGGAGGCGGCCTGGGGCTGGCTCGTGGATGGCGTGGCCCGGCTGTCCGACTACGCGGCGTCGCGCGGCGTGGTGGCCGCGGTGGAACCGGAGCCGGGCATGCGGGTGGAGACGGTGGACGAGTGGCGCCGCCTCCAGGAGGAGGTGGCACGGCGCGGCGCGGCCCCCATCCGGCTGGCGCTGGACGTGGGACACCTGATGGTGACGCAGGAGCGGGTGCCCGCGGACGCGGTGCGCGAGCTGGCGCCGGTGCTGGGCACGGTGGCGCTGGAGGACATGAAGCGCGGCGTGCACGAGCACCTGCCCTTCGGCGAGGGAGACCTGGATGTGGCCTCGGTGCTCCGGGCGCTGGTGGAGGTCCGCTTCGACAAGCTCGTGTGCGTCGAGCTGTCGCGCGACTCGCACCGCGCGCACGCCATGGTGCCCCAGGCTCGCGAGTGGCTGCGGGCCCACATGCCCTCGGACGCGGAGGTGGCGGCATGA
- a CDS encoding YcaO-like family protein, producing the protein MSLRAARDAYARAMPPGELSLFRDDAIDRVGIPVVASSLRMVGGPWITSHGYGATEEEGMVSAIGELAEEVFAERALATLPRFHGSYTELVRSRGKSGVADPLTLSLPAGSPYHPDMLLTWVQMRRLSTSEPVLVPEEYVAIHPSQLHGRSSALILPITNGQGAGLTRPQALAHALLELLQRDGNGLCFRAMDQGVVLDLEGAELSPDVRALLERYRQLGIEVIPKLATTEFGLVNLYVVARDPHVGDQPLMVTACGEAADPDRERALRKALLEYAGSRARKAFMHGPLEHVARVAPPGYLEQFLPQVNVDREEQRALHGMVEWARMSADALRALTACTVSCNRKVRFTDLPRVQVAENPAVRCQQVVDQLRSAGFDILVADMSPPDRSIHVVKVLVPGLEVETMTYYRIGERNVARLMAREDPLAGLGTPPEGARPVRLTPAAEERLGGPAWFNVRLAEQRVGRLYSLYREPGRHSVQQVLRGRRFGGGLS; encoded by the coding sequence ATGAGCCTGAGAGCAGCACGAGACGCCTACGCCCGGGCCATGCCGCCCGGAGAGCTGTCGTTGTTCCGGGACGATGCCATCGATCGCGTCGGCATCCCGGTGGTGGCCTCCAGCCTGCGCATGGTGGGCGGACCGTGGATCACCTCCCACGGGTACGGCGCCACCGAGGAGGAAGGCATGGTCAGCGCCATCGGCGAGCTGGCCGAGGAGGTCTTCGCCGAGCGCGCCCTGGCCACCCTCCCCCGCTTCCATGGCAGCTACACCGAGCTGGTGCGCTCGCGCGGGAAGTCCGGAGTGGCGGATCCGCTCACGCTGAGCCTGCCGGCCGGTAGCCCCTACCATCCGGACATGCTGCTCACCTGGGTGCAGATGCGGCGGCTGTCCACCAGCGAGCCCGTGCTGGTGCCCGAGGAGTACGTCGCCATCCATCCCAGCCAGCTCCACGGCCGCTCATCAGCGCTCATCCTCCCCATCACCAACGGCCAGGGCGCCGGCCTCACCCGCCCTCAGGCCCTGGCCCACGCCCTGCTGGAGCTGCTCCAGCGCGACGGCAATGGCCTGTGCTTCCGCGCCATGGATCAGGGCGTCGTGCTCGACCTGGAGGGGGCGGAGCTGTCCCCCGACGTCCGGGCCCTGCTGGAGCGCTACCGGCAGCTCGGCATCGAGGTGATTCCCAAGCTGGCCACCACCGAGTTCGGCCTGGTGAACCTGTACGTGGTGGCGAGGGATCCCCACGTGGGCGATCAGCCCCTGATGGTGACGGCCTGCGGAGAGGCGGCCGATCCGGACCGGGAACGTGCCCTGCGCAAGGCCCTGCTGGAGTACGCCGGCTCGCGAGCACGCAAGGCCTTCATGCACGGGCCGCTGGAGCACGTGGCCCGCGTCGCCCCTCCCGGCTACCTGGAGCAGTTCCTCCCCCAGGTGAACGTGGACCGGGAGGAGCAACGCGCCCTGCACGGCATGGTCGAGTGGGCCCGGATGTCCGCGGACGCGCTGCGCGCGCTGACGGCCTGCACGGTCTCGTGCAACCGCAAGGTGCGCTTCACCGACCTCCCCCGCGTCCAGGTCGCCGAGAATCCGGCGGTCCGCTGCCAGCAGGTGGTGGATCAGTTGCGCTCCGCCGGCTTCGACATCCTCGTGGCCGACATGTCTCCACCGGACCGCTCCATCCACGTGGTCAAGGTGCTCGTGCCGGGACTCGAGGTGGAGACGATGACCTACTACCGCATCGGTGAGCGGAACGTGGCCCGGCTGATGGCGCGCGAGGATCCGCTCGCCGGGCTCGGCACGCCTCCGGAGGGCGCCCGGCCCGTACGCCTGACGCCCGCCGCCGAGGAGCGGCTGGGAGGACCGGCCTGGTTCAACGTCCGCCTGGCCGAGCAGCGCGTGGGGCGCCTGTACTCGCTCTACCGCGAGCCGGGCCGCCACAGCGTGCAGCAGGTGCTGCGCGGCCGCCGCTTCGGGGGAGGTCTGTCATGA
- a CDS encoding MBL fold metallo-hydrolase, with translation MPLSRYACCNCGSWQPWFVHERPPHCPICMDVRNALPENGWEFRSAAQVAESLETSWYEALPGVLGFQCTPSFGLGGTGWLLRRPEGNVAFEGAPWYSRRALEHLASLGGIQVLSASHPHGFGALWQLQERFDPLLVLHRDAVPYTKAFQVRWPVDDEHELAPGLTLHCVGGHYEGQCVLYDARTRSLFCGDVLKVELDSRGRPVALSSHKGFHAAIPLSHGELRRYRAVLERLPFENVFTPFEPARGVTRAHALALFDRLLAGMPHTRPIALEELT, from the coding sequence ATGCCGTTGAGCCGCTACGCCTGCTGCAACTGCGGCTCCTGGCAGCCGTGGTTCGTCCACGAGCGGCCTCCGCACTGTCCCATCTGCATGGACGTGCGCAACGCCCTGCCCGAGAACGGCTGGGAGTTCCGCTCCGCCGCCCAGGTGGCGGAGTCGTTGGAGACCTCCTGGTACGAGGCGCTGCCGGGAGTGCTCGGCTTCCAGTGCACCCCAAGCTTCGGGCTGGGCGGCACCGGCTGGCTGCTGCGGCGGCCCGAGGGCAACGTGGCCTTCGAGGGTGCCCCCTGGTACTCGCGGCGGGCGCTGGAGCACCTCGCCTCGCTGGGGGGCATCCAGGTGCTGTCCGCCTCGCATCCCCACGGCTTCGGCGCGCTGTGGCAGTTGCAGGAGCGGTTCGATCCGCTGCTCGTGCTGCACCGCGACGCGGTGCCCTACACCAAGGCCTTCCAGGTCCGCTGGCCCGTGGACGACGAGCACGAGCTGGCCCCCGGCCTCACGCTGCACTGCGTGGGCGGCCACTACGAGGGCCAGTGCGTGCTGTACGACGCGCGCACGCGCTCGCTCTTCTGCGGAGACGTCCTCAAGGTGGAGCTGGACTCCCGGGGCCGGCCGGTGGCGCTCTCGAGCCACAAGGGCTTCCACGCCGCCATCCCCCTGAGCCACGGCGAGCTGCGCCGCTACCGCGCGGTGCTCGAGCGGCTTCCCTTCGAGAACGTCTTCACCCCCTTCGAACCGGCCCGAGGCGTCACCCGCGCCCATGCGCTGGCCCTGTTCGATCGATTGCTCGCCGGAATGCCTCACACCCGGCCCATTGCCCTGGAGGAACTGACATGA